In Erigeron canadensis isolate Cc75 chromosome 7, C_canadensis_v1, whole genome shotgun sequence, one DNA window encodes the following:
- the LOC122608295 gene encoding homeobox-leucine zipper protein HAT14-like, which yields MELALSLGDAPKSVSFDDQNISSQHHKKKELGFCMVLGSQIQDVQHKNIIKKHDDEKTICSSSSSDPSPLQLDLLPCSLSLHQSPSPSHRSFPWLSQILKGEPGSQTKLGRGLDVKPLKAIYDPEIGEEPKTVESSPNDSTNSDTSSFHLDFCSIFKSGNTGSNILPSRKREMQYVTGNMDYLAEVSESDPRVYSRRGGYGGTSDEDENGLGRKKLRLTKEQSAFLEDSFKEHNTLNPKQKLVLANQLNLRPRQVEVWFQNRRARTKLKQTEVDCEFLKTCCESLTEENRRLQKELQELRALKTSQPFYMQLPATTLTMCPSCERVVTSTTTPSTNNPPASTATASPRQPADARCP from the exons ATGGAGCTTGCTCTGAGCTTAGGAGATGCACCAAAGTCTGTTTCATTTGATGATCAAAACATATCATCACAACAtcacaagaagaaggaattaGGGTTTTGCATGGTCTTAGGAAGCCAGATTCAAGATGTTCAACACAAGAACATAATAAAGAAACATGATGATGAGAAAACAATATGTTCTTCTTCATCGTCGGATCCATCACCGCTACAGCTTGATCTTCTCCCTTGCTCGTTATCTCTCCATCAATCTCCATCACCTTCTCACCGTTCATTTCCATGGCTATCTCAAATTT TAAAAGGAGAACCAGGTTCTCAAACTAAGCTGGGGAGAGGGCTAGACGTGAAGCCGCTAAAAGCGATATATGATCCAGAGATTGGTGAAGAACCGAAGACAGTTGAGTCTTCTCCTAACGACAGTACTAACAGTGATACGTCATCATTTCATTTGGATTTCTGTTCCATTTTCAAAAGTGGCAATACTGGTAGCAATATCTTGCCATCAAGGAAAAGGGAAATGCAATACGTAACGGGGAACATGGATTATTTGGCAGAAGTATCAGAAAGCGATCCTAGAGTTTATTCAAGACGAGGAGGGTATGGTGGAACTAgtgatgaagatgaaaatgGATTGGGCAGAAAGAAACTCCGACTCACGAAAGAACAGTCTGCTTTCCTTGAAGATAGCTTCAAAGAACACAATACCCTCAATCCT AAACAGAAGCTAGTTCTAGCAAACCAGTTGAATCTTCGACCGCGACAAGTAGAAGTGTGGTTTCAAAACAGAAGGGCAAG GACAAAGCTGAAGCAGACAGAAGTGGATTGTGAGTTTCTAAAGACATGTTGCGAGTCACTGACGGAAGAAAACAGGAGATTACAAAAGGAGCTTCAAGAATTACGAGCCTTAAAAACTTCCCAACCTTTTTACATGCAATTGCCAGCCACCACCCTCACCATGTGCCCTTCCTGTGAACGAGTcgtcacctccaccaccactCCTTCAACCAATAACCCACCGGCCAGCACCGCCACTGCATCTCCTCGACAACCAGCCGATGCTAGATGTCCATGA
- the LOC122608196 gene encoding uncharacterized protein LOC122608196, whose product MRIRKHFLSLSTSITAPIQPSPLDLSSGDRQKHEQQSLLVVQRQEEVHPNDNKLSTLSDPSSKTKELESEKKKETIKIDVTGKKEISILCPETETSSSHDNGLFEGDNYKLIPTKKRSEISIGKRVKHDDFDQEYKEGIMTKSNTKKIKKNEKRGNVIKEGSRCSRVNGRGWRCGQQTIVGYSLCEHHLGKGRLRTMSSRVRGQSQKNAPKEQETIMGMIKSKEIETILIDDNELDEDDVEEVELISSSHLISNKKKTGWCGEGKIVKQFVEPNR is encoded by the exons atgaggaTCAGGAAGCACTTCTTGTCTCTTTCTACTTCTATAACTGCACCGATTCAACCATCGCCGCTGGATCTTTCCAGCGGCGATCGTCAAAAGCACGAACAGCAGTCGCTGCTCGTGGTGCAACGTCAAGAAGAAGTGCACCCAAATGATAACAAGCTGTCTACCTTGTCTGATCCTTCATCAAAGACTAAG GAGTTggaatctgagaagaaaaaggaaacAATCAAGATTGATGTTACTGGCAA GAAAGAAATTAGCATCTTGTGTCCAGAAACAGAAACAAGCAGCAGTCATGATAATG GTTTGTTTGAAGGAGATAATTATAAACTGATTCCAACAAAAAAGAGGAGTGAAATAAGTATTGGTAAAAGAGTGAAGCATGATGATTTTGATCAAGAATACAAGGAGGGAATAATGACAAAGTCGAACACGAAGAAAATCAAGAAGAACGAGAAGAGAGGGAATGTGATCAAGGAAGGTTCGAGGTGTAGTCGGGTGAACGGAAGAGGATGGAGATGTGGTCAGCAAACAATTGTCGGGTACTCGCTGTGTGAGCATCATTTAGGCAAAGGAAGACTTAGAACCATGAGTAGTCGTGTGCGTGGCCAGTCGCAAAAGAATGCACCGAAAGAACAAGAGACAATAATGGGCATGATCAAAAGTAAGGAAATTGAAACCATATTGATAGATGATAACGAgcttgatgaagatgatgtgGAGGAAGTAGAATTAATATCATCGTCTCATCTTATAAGTAACAAGAAGAAAACCGGTTGGTGTGGTGAAGGAAAGATCGTTAAGCAGTTTGTTGAGCCAAATAGATAG
- the LOC122608285 gene encoding uncharacterized protein LOC122608285 gives MDYKHFSHPHNLTIHRVYELGKQVNCSGCNSSCDNTTTAVHACHQCNFFLHDHCANAGRYVKHPCHKAHPLILLPYPTYAGSTFICNACGRPGNSFSYCCALCEFDLHVGCAFLPLSVTHQAHQHELALFYGVQVAPRRGSNTDHEYCNICKNVIEGRHWAYSCQNCNFNVHTACATTEVVQGMYQDDPAGCGPVEGHGSSGHGGGGGGDVVEVELTEADLAMLFELKLQMIAQSNVASING, from the exons ATGGACTATAAGCATTTCAGTCACCCTCACAACTTAACCATCCACCGTGTATATGAACTAGGCAAACAAGTCAACTGCTCAGGTTGCAACTCCTCGTGTGATAACACCACGACCGCGGTCCACGCCTGCCACCAATGCAACTTCTTTCTCCATGACCATTGTGCCAATGCGGGTCGTTATGTAAAACACCCGTGTCATAAAGCCCACCCTCTTATCCTTCTTCCTTACCCTACTTATGCCGGTAGCACCTTCATTTGCAACGCTTGTGGTCGCCCTGGAAATTCGTTCTCCTATTGTTGTGCCCTTTGCGAGTTTGACCTTCATGTTGGTTGCGCCTTCTTACCTTTGTCG GTAACGCACCAAGCTCACCAACACGAACTTGCTCTTTTCTACGGAGTTCAAGTGGCTCCACGGAGGGGAAGTAACACGGATCATGAATATTGTAACATATGCAAAAATGTCATAGAAGGAAGGCATTGGGCGTATAGttgtcaaaattgtaattttaatgTGCACACTGCTTGTGCTACCACAGAAGTGGTACAAGGGATGTACCAAGATGATCCAGCGGGTTGTGGACCCGTAGAGGGACATGGATCGTCAGGACATGGTGGTGGAGGAGGTGGGGATGTCGTAGAGGTGGAATTAACGGAGGCGGACCTTGCTATGTTGTTTGAACTTAAGCTTCAGATGATAGCACAAAGTAATGTGGCCTCAATTAATGGTTAG
- the LOC122607274 gene encoding protein trichome birefringence-like translates to MAESTTKYMPVHNGFSSSQSSQDIHKFTNIFSLFKKTKKTKTFAYIFISIFIAFTVFLAFNPSPNNPSSPWFSNIFSSTTLQANSTTSSSSIRSHFSSIYSYLFNSTVSGSVTVDDTSFTHSEGVFTHSGGQIRSNQSTHSEGVVGEKKGVNQTVITHSEGVVGEKKSVNQTRVQNVTHSEGVVGETVKKLNQSVTGKFGLKSAENDKAKNEEEEMVKKLVKCDMFDGEWVKDESYPLYKPGSCSLIDEQFNCYNNGRPDKGFQMLKWKPKACTLPRLDGSKMLQMLKGKRLVFVGDSLNRNMWESLICILKNSVKDQTKVYEASGRHHFRSEPSYSFVFKDYNCTVEFFVAPFIVRESETKDKNGTKKETLRLDLVGTSADQYKQADIIVFNTGHWWTHEKTSKGKDYYQEGSHVYNELNVLEAFRKAMTTWGRWVDAHINPSKTLVFFRGYSASHFRGGQWNSGGQCDNEVEPIKNTTYLSPYPDKMKTLEKVLRGMKTRVSYLNITRLTDFRKDGHPSIYRKQHYSEAERRSPLHFQDCSHWCLPGVPDSWNEILYAQILAKQYQNQQQKN, encoded by the exons ATGGCAGAATCAACAACAAAATACATGCCAGTACACAATGGATTTTCATCATCACAATCATCACAAGATATACATAAATTCACAaacatattttcattatttaaaaaaactaaaaaaactaaaacttttGCTTATATTTTCATCTCAATTTTTATAGCTTTTACTgtttttttagcttttaatCCTTCTCCTAATAATCCTTCTTCTCCTtggttttcaaatattttttcaaGTACAACTCTTCAAGCCAATAGtacaacttcttcttcttcaattagATCTCATTTTTCTTCTATTTATTCTTATCTTTTTAATTCCACTGTTTCTGGATCTGTAACTGTTGATGATACAAGTTTTACACACAGTGAAGGTGTATTTACACACAGTGGTGGTCAAATTAGGTCAAATCAGTCAACACACAGTGAAGGTGTAGTAGGTGAAAAAAAAGGTGTGAATCAGACTGTGATTACACACAGTGAAGGTGTAGTAGGTGAGAAAAAAAGTGTGAATCAGACTAGAGTGCAAAATGTAACACACAGTGAAGGTGTGGTAGGTGAAACTGTAAAAAAGTTAAATCAGTCAGTTACTGGTAAATTTGGGTTAAAATCGGCCGAAAACGATAAGGCGAAAAATGAGGAGGAGGAAATGGTGAAGAAATTGGTGAAATGTGATATGTTTGATGGAGAATGGGTGAAGGATGAAAGTTATCCATTGTATAAACCAGGATCATGTTCTTTAATTGATGAACAATTTAATTGTTATAATAATGGTAGACCTGATAAAGGGTTTCAAATGCTTAAATGGAAACCAAAAGCTTGTACTTTACCTAg GTTGGATGGAAGTAAGATGTTGCAAATGTTGAAGGGGAAACGGTTGGTTTTTGTTGGTGATTCGTTGAATAGAAATATGTGGGAATCGCTGATTTGTATCCTTAAAAACTCGGTAAAAGATCAAACAAAAGTTTATGAAGCATCAGGCAGGCACCATTTTAGATCGGAGCCTTCttattcatttgtttttaaG GATTACAATTGTACAGTTGAGTTTTTTGTGGCTCCATTTATAGTTAGAGAATCTGaaacaaaagacaaaaatgGAACAAAGAAGGAGACGCTTCGGCTTGATTTAGTTGGTACCTCAGCCGATCAGTACAAACAGGCTGacattattgttttcaacacgGGCCATTGGTGGACTCATGAAAAAACCTCCAAAGG GAAAGATTATTATCAAGAAGGTAGCCATGTCTACAATGAGCTTAACGTTTTGGAGGCATTCCGTAAAGCCATGACAACATGGGGAAGATGGGTCGACGCGCATATAAATCCCAGCAAAACTCTTGTCTTCTTTCGTGGTTATTCTGCTTCTCATTTCAG AGGAGGGCAATGGAATTCCGGAGGGCAATGTGACAATGAAGTCGAGCCTATAAAGAACACAACTTACTTATCACCATATCCTGACAAGATGAAGACATTGGAGAAGGTTTTAAGAGGGATGAAAACCCGAGTCTCGTATCTAAACATAACAAGATTAACAGATTTTCGAAAAGACGGGCACCCTTCAATTTACAGAAAGCAGCATTACTCTGAAGCAGAAAGAAGATCGCCATTGCACTTTCAAGATTGCAGCCACTGGTGTCTTCCTGGTGTTCCGGATTCCTGGAATGAGATACTGTATGCTCAGATTTTGGCAAAACAATACCAAAATCAACAACAAAAGAATTAG
- the LOC122606590 gene encoding VQ motif-containing protein 25-like, with the protein MCTMEDMMINNKQQTCSTTTKPLTMHNNSHIISKTKPKIRIIHIFAPEVIKTDVANFRELVQRLTGKPVEEKKKLKTRKESHKRSSFSQGGLEVREKIKGEEDIWVGANSGGGFLGGFGDLDGFMQEFNNHHTHGFAPVLPNNLDAPNFVNSHLEYGFGERSLNLPAYS; encoded by the coding sequence atgtGTACCATGGAAGACATGATGATCaacaacaaacaacaaacatGTTCCACAACCACAAAACCACTCACCATGCACAACAACTCTCACATCATCTCCAAAACTAAACCCAAGATTCGCATAATTCACATATTTGCACCCGAGGTCATCAAAACGGACGTCGCGAATTTTAGGGAATTGGTTCAAAGACTAACCGGGAAACCggttgaagaaaagaaaaaattgaaaacaagaAAAGAGTCTCATAAAAGAAGTAGTTTTTCACAAGGTGGTTTGGAAGTGAGGGAGAAGATCAAAGGGGAAGAGGACATATGGGTTGGAGCTAATTCGGGTGGTGGGTTTTTGGGCGGGTTTGGTGATCTTGATGGGTTCATGCAAGAGTTTAATAACCATCATACCCATGGGTTTGCACCGGTTTTACCAAATAATCTTGATGCACCTAATTTTGTGAATTCTCATTTGGAGTATGGATTTGGGGAAAGATCATTGAACTTGCCTGCCTACAGCTGa